GGCATCGACTTCAACCGTTATTTCGCGCACGAGCTGAGCCTTTTGAAGCAGTACGAGGAAGCCGGACTGATCACCATCGACCCGCAAGCCATCCGCGTCACCCCAAAAGGGCGGCTGTTTGTGCGCGCCAGCGGCATGGTGTTCGACAGCTACCTGACCCAGCCGACCACCTCGACCTACTCCAAGCTGATCTGAGGGTCTCGGGGGGCGGCAAAAAGGCTGTTCCAATAGAGGGTTTAACGCCAAGCTCCGTGGCAGCCTGCCAGGCGCCCGGGGCTTGCCACCCGAGAACGATTCCCATGGCCATCAAAGCCACCATTCACAAAGCCCAACTGCAAATCGCCGACATGGACCGCGGCATTTATGGCGACCACAACGTCATCATTGCCCGCCATCCGTCCGAAACCGACGAACGCATGATGATCCGCCTGCTGGCATTCGCGCTCAACGTGCCGGGCGACGACAAGCGCGGCAACCTTGAATTCGCCAAGGACTTGTGGGACGTCGATGAACCGGCGCTCTGGCACAAGGACTACACCGACGCCGTGCTGCACTGGATCGATGTCGGCCAGCCCGACGACAAGCGCCTGATGCGCGCAGCCGGCCGGGCCGAACGCGTGAGCGTGTACAGCTTTTCCAGCAGCACGCCGGTCTGGTGGAAAGGCATTGAAAGCAAGCTGACACGCGCCGCCAACCTGATCGTCTGGCAGATCGAAGCGGCCCAGAGCCAGGCGCTGGCCAAGCTGGCCGAACGCGGCATGCAGCTGCAAATCACGATTCAGGACGGCACGGTGTGGATGAGCACCGGCAGCGAGTCGGTGGAAATCACGCCGCGCCGGCTGACCGCTGGCGGCTGAAACCCGGCTAGCGGGGCGGAGCGGGCGGATCAGCCGGCGGCTTCGCCTGGGCCGGCGTGTAGGGCGGCAGCCGGGCACCGCAGTTGAAACAGAAATTGGCATCGGCGGCCTGGCCTTCGGCCAGGCACTCATGGCAGGTGCGCGTGGTCACCTGCAGCCACTCCATTCGCCGGTGGGCGGCCATTTCCGACGTCACAATGCCGGTGGGCACCGCCAGCGTGCCCCAGCCGAGCAGCATCATGAAGGAAGAAATCAGCCGCCCCAGGTCGGTCTTTGGCGCGATGTCGCCAAAACCGACCGTAGTCACGGTGCTGATGGCCCAATAGACCGAGGTCGGAATGCTGGTGAAGCCGTTGCCCGGCCCCTCGACCACATACATCACCGTGCCCATGACCAGCACCAGCATCAGCACCGCCGACAAAAACACCAGTATCTTGCGCCGGCTGGCCGACAGGGCACGGGCCAGCGACTGGTATTCGGCCACATAGGCGGCCAGCTTGAACACCCGGAACACGCGCAGCAGCCGCAGCACCCGCACATCAATGAAGGCATGCAGCTCGGGAACAAACAAGGCCAGGTAAGTCGGCAGCACCGCGACCAGGTCGATCACGCCGTAAAAACTGGTCGCATACTGCAGCGGCCTGCGCACGCTCAGCAGGCGCGCCAAGTATTCGGCGCTGAACAGCAGCGTGAAAATCCATTCCGTTCCCATCAGCGCCCGGCCATGGACCTGGTGGATGGACTGCACGCTGTCGGCCATGACCACCGCGATGCTGAGCAAGATGACGCCGATCAAGGCCTGGTCAAACAGCCGGCCGGCGCGGGTGTCGGCCTCGAAAATCACCGTGTACCAGCGCAGGCGCCAGCCCGTCAGCGGCTTTTCAGGCACGGAGTTCTGGGGCTTGCTGTCAGGTGGGCCATGCTTGCAGGCAGCGCTCGTCGGCGCCGTGGTTTATTCAGTTCAGGGGGCGGCCAGAATAACCCAGACAGGTCTTGCCGATGGAATCGGCCCACCACACATCAATATCAACGTGATGCTGCGGCCTTTTGAATCAGCCCGGCGTTGATTTTTTTGGGTACAAGTTCGTGCTTTCGCCGCGCATAGCCACGCAGCAAGCATTCTCTTGTTGTTGCGTCGGGTGCCAGCGCCGCCGCGCATGCCAGCGCGTCCTGCTCCAATTCAAGAGGCAGCTCGTCTGCTGCGTGGCCCTCGGCGTGGCGCTGAAGCATGCCGCACCAGTGCTGCGCGAGACTCGTGATGGCCCTGTTTCCATGAAACCCAAGGTTGTCAAACGCCGCCTCGGCTTGCAATGCCCATACCAGCGTACCCAATACATTGGGCTCGGCAGTCGGCGCATAGTTGACGCCGTCCACCGTCAATTGCCAGCCGTCGTCCCGAACCGCCGTGAGCCTTGCCGGTTCCACCGGAAGACGAAGATCGGGCAAGCCGGTGGGAACTTCAGCCGGCAGCTCCGGCAGCTCTAGCGCAGAAGGAAGGCGCGGCGGCTGATGGCGCGTTGCTTGCAGCGCCGGGTTGAAAAAACCGCGCATTTTCTTGAATGGGCGAGCCGAATTCTGTGCCTTGGAGGCCGATTTTCGCGTCATGTGTGTACTTTTTTGGGATATTCGCAGTGCAGCCGCGGTGCAAAGCATTAAGCGGGCCAACGAACGGCTCGCGATTGCCCTGGATTCACTGGGCGGCCTCAGTCACTGCAAGCGCAAAGCTACTGGCGAGATTGGCGCTCATGCGTCAAGGCTGTGTGCAACTGCTCCATGGCCGATATGCACTCCAGCACAACAACCCTGTTACGGGCCGCTGTTTCATCCGTGAACAGCGGAAATGGCGCTCCGGGCTGGTCGGCCACCGTCGCACCCAGCCGTTCTTCGATGGCGTGAAAGAGGACGTCCCAGTCCGCAGTCGCAATGTCCAGATGGCCTGGCGTTGACGCTTCAACAGGATGAAGGACAACGGGCCAATCGATTGCGGCGTCAGTCGTTGCCCATGGAAGGTCCAGGAAACCAAGCATTTTTTTGGCTCTACGCGTCAGATTCTCCATTTTCGAGGCGTGTATGGCGGCTTGCTGCGTCATCTGGTGGCTCTCGGTAAGTTGCTGCATGGCGCTGCAGCGGCGGTAAAGGGCAAATGCAACCGAGCTACGGTTGGCATTGCCTTCTCAGGCATTTATAGATGAGCCAGTAAATTTGCTCTGTGCGGTGACGCACGGAGCCAGAATTAAATCGCCAGCGCTCGCATTTGGGCCATAAACAAAGCCCCCAGCCGGAACCTTTCCCGCTATCACCTATCATTTACCCATGCGCGCCCTGTTCTTCGTCCTCATGATCACCCTGCTGCTGTTGCGCGGCTGGACGGGCGATGCGATGGCCAACGGCATGGCGCTGGCTTCGCTGCAACACCCGCACCAGCCCCAGCAATCCACTACAAAAACGATAGCTTCTCATGCGCATGAGATAAGCGCAGAAGATCATTTTGACCATGAATCAGCAATGCCGGCGGCACACGACTGCGCCGGGCACGCGGCGGATGACGCGGCGCCTGCAGCGGACGGGCATTGCCAGTCCTGTGACACCTGCCAGGCTTGCCACAGCGTGGCGTTGACCCCGGCGGCCGTGGGCGCAAACCCGGTTTTCGGTTCACGCACGCGGCCCCACACCAAAGCCGCCCGCTTCGCCAGCGCCGAAGCGGCTCCCGGCCAAAAACCACCCATTTCCTGATTCCCAGGCCCGTACTGGGCCTGTACTTGCCTGCGGCACGGTCTTTTTCAAAGGCCAACCTGCCGCCCACCGGCGATGTTGCGCATCGCCCCGCTCGTATTTCAGGAGATTTTTGTGAACTTCCCTTTCATGTCGAACCGGCCCGCCCGACTGGCGCTGCTGGCCGTGCTGGCACTGCCCGCCGTGGCCGGCATCGCCCCGGCGCAGGCCGCCCTCTACCCCCAACTCGACCCGCAGCCGACCACGCAGGCGGCCAGCCCGGACACGCCGGTTCCGCCCGCGCTGTACCGCTCGGCGTTTGCCAGCCTTCCCGCCGGGGTGGAGCAAACCAGCGTGGACTGGAAAAAAGCCAATGCCGATGTCGGCCAGTTCAAACGCGGCCATGCCGATATTTTGAAATGGGAGCAGGAGCAGGCCAAGGCCGCCAATCCCGCGTCCAGCCCGGCCCCGGCCCCAACCCGTTGAGGCGCACCATGACCCTATTCCTGAACCCACGCGCCACCCCGGCGCAACGCCTGGGCGCCATCGCCACCATCGTGCTGGCCCTGACAGGACAAGCGCTGGCGGCAACGCCCGAGGCCGATGGCGGCGTGGCCGGCCTGCGCGAACTCGCCGCTGGCAAGGCCGTCGGGCTGGGCAGCGCCGCCGTGCCGATTCCCCGCCCCGGCGTGGACGCCACGGCAGAGGTCAACGAATTGCTGAAAACGCCGCTGAGCGCAGAAGCAGCCGTGCGCATCGCCCTGCTGAACAACCCCGGCTGGCAGGCGTCGCTGGCCGGTGCCGGCGTCAGCATTTCAGACACCGCGCGCGACAACAGTCCGGCCAAGCTCAAGGCGCGGCAAGACCTGACGCTGCTGTCCGCACAGGCGCGCAAGGCGTGGATCACGGCGGTGGCCGCTGCTCAGGGCGCCGCCGCCTTGCAGCAGGCGCAGGAAACGGCGCAGGCCGCAGGCGACCTGACCCGGCGCATGACGCAGGTCGGCAACCTGAGCAAACTGCAGCAAGCCAAAGACCAGCTGCTGCTGTCCGAAGCCACGCTGCAGTTGGCTCGGGCGCAGCAGGCCGCGTTCAATGCGCGTGAACAGCTCATCATCGCGCTCGGCCTGTGGGGCGGGCAGACCGGCTTTGCACTGCCCAATGAGCTGCCGGCGCTGCCACCCGAAGCGCAGGAGCTGCCCGATGTGGAAAGCCGGGCCGTGCGCGAGCGCATGGAGCTGCGCACGGCCCAGGCCCGGTGGGAGCGCCAGCGGGCCAGCAACCCGCGCCAGGCCAGTGCCGATGCCCTGTGGGACGCGATGGGCGAGGCTGCCGGGGTGCGCGCGCTGGCCGTGGGCACGCGCAGCGAAGCCCGGCAGGTTTACCACCACTACCGCACGGCCTACGACGTGGCGCGCCACTACCGGGACGAAGTGCTGCCGCTGCGCAAGTTCATTAACGACGAGACGGTGCTGCGCTACAACGGCATGCTGCTCAGCGTGTTCGACCTGCTGGCCGACACGCGCGCGCAGGCGCTCAGCGTCAATAGCGCCATCGAAGCCCAGCGCGATTTCTGGCTGGCCGAGGCCGACCTGCAGACCCTGCTGGCGGGCGCTCCGGTGGCGCTGCCTTCCGGCGCTCAGGCAACAAGCCCCTCGGGCGCTGCAGCCCCCGGCGCCGCCGCGCACTGAACCCGTCCCCGCCACAACGATCAAAATCGCAAGGATTTCTCCATGAATCGACGCAATTTTTTCAACGGCGCAGCGCTCACGGCCGTGGCCGCCGCCTCGGTCAGCCGGGTGGCGCTGGCCGCCCTGCCCGAGCCGATCCTGATGACCGAGGCGGACACCGCGCCACCCCTGATCCCGCCGAGCGGACGGCCTTACAACCCGGTCGTCACCCTGAACGGCTGGACCCTGCCCTGGCGCATGAACAGCGGCGTGAAGGAATTCCACCTCGTGGCCGAGCCGGTGGTGCGCGAGATGGCGCCCGGCTTCAAGGCCCACATGTGGGGCTACAACGGCCAGAGCCCCGGCCCGACGATTGAAGTCGTCGAAGGCGACCGGGTGCGCGTGTTCGTCACCAACCGGCTGCCCGAGCACACCAGCGTCCACTGGCACGGCCAGCGCCTGCCCAACGGCATGGACGGCGTCTCGGGCCTGACCCAGCCGTCCATCGGCGTCGGCAAGACTTTTGTCTATGAGTTCGTCGCCCGGCGCCCCGGCACCTTCATGTACCACCCGCACGCCGACGAAATGACGCAGATGGCCATGGGCATGATGGGTTTCTGGGTCACGCACCCCAAGGCGAAACACCCGCTGATCGACGAGGTGGACCGCGACTTCGTGTTTTTGCTCAGCGCCTACGACATCGACCCCGGCACCATGACGCCGAAAATCATGACCATGACGGACTTCAACCTGTGGACCTGGAACAGCCGCGTGTTTCCGGGCATCGACACCTTCAACGTGCGCCAGGGCGACAAGGTGCGCATGCGCATCGGCAACCTCACCATGACTAACCACCCGATGCATTTGCACGGCCACGAGTTCAAGGTGACCGGCAGCGACGGCGGGCCGTGGCCGCTGGCCGCGCGCGTGCCTGAAGTCACCACCGATGTCGGCGTGGGCCAGATGCGGCAGTTTGAATTCATCGCCGACGAGGAAGGCGACTGGGCGTTTCACTGCCACAAGAGCCACCACACCATGAACGCCATGGGCCACGCCATTCCGACGACGATTGGCGTGGACCATCGCGGCCTGGTCGGCAAGCTGCAAAAGGCCATGCCCGACTACATGGTGATGGGCGAGCGCGGCATGGCCGACATGGGCGCCATGGAAATGCCCATTCCCGAGAACACCGCGCCGATGATGACCGGCACCGGCCCTTACGGCGGCGTGGAGATGGGCGGCATGTTCAGCGTGCTCAAGGTGCGCAAGGACCAGAAGCCCGGCGACTACAAAAACCCCGGCTGGTTCAAGCAGCCGCCCGGCACCCGCGCCTTTGAATGGACCGGCGCCCTGCCCGAGCCGGCGCGCATGAAGGCCAGTGCGGCCACGCCCGCCCCGGCAGGCCCGCAGACCGAAGTGCAAATCCGCAAACCCACGGGCCATGCGGGCCATTGACTCCCCCAGCCACTCACTTTCAACCCAAGGAAACACCATGAAAACCACTCTCAAAACAATAGCATCTTGCGCTCTGCTGGCATGCGTAACAGCCACTTTTGCCACAGGAAACCACGCGGGCGGGCATGCACACGGCCCAGGAAAGGCGCAAAGCATTGGCGAAGCCGGCGTGGCCGCCAACGTCACCCGCACCGTTGAGGTGGACATGAGCGACGCGATGCGCTTTACCCCCGCCGCCATTCAAGCCAAGCAGGGCGAGACGATCCGCTTCGTGGTGAAAAACAGCGGCCAGCTCAGCCACGAGTTCGTCCTCGGCACGGAAAAAGACCTCAAGGCGCACTACGAAGTGATGAAAAAGAGCCCGCACATGGAGCACGCGGACGACAACATGCTCACCGTTGCACCGGGCCAGAGCGGCGAGTTGCTGTGGCGCTTCACCCAGGCGGGGAAAGTTGACTTTGCCTGCCTGCATCCGGGCCACTATGACGCTGGCATGAAAGGCGCGGTGGCCGTGGCCTCCAGCGGCCAGCCCGCCAAGCCCGCCATGGGCATGAGCGGCACGAGCGACATGACCAAGGTCAACGACGTGAACAGCCCGGCCCCGAAAATGGACATGAAGGGCATGGAGATGAGCAGCGGCGAGGTGAAGAAAATTGACAGGGAAGCGCAAAAAATCACCCTCAAGCACGGCCCTATCAAAAACCTGGACATGCCGGGCATGACGATGGTGTTCAAAGTCGTGGACCCGTCCTTGCTGGACAGGGTCAAAACCGGCGACACGGTGAAATTCAGCGCCGAAGACCAGGGCGGCGCGCTGGTGGTCACGGCGATTGAAGCCGTCAAATAACGGGACGCCATCAAGGACAACATGATGCAAAGACGATTTCTGCTTCAAGCCCTCGCCAGCCTGGCGGGCACTGCCACCCTCGCGCCCGACCTGATGGCGCAAACCCGGCCCCAGGTCGAAGTCTGGAAAGACCCGGACTGCGGCTGCTGCAAGGACTGGGTCAGCCACCTGGAGGCCAGCGGTTTTCAGGTAAAAGTTCACGACAGCGGCAACGCGCAGGCCAGAGCCCGGCTCGGCGTGCCCGACAGGCTGGGCTCCTGCCACACCGCGCAGGTCGGCGGCTACGCGCTCGAAGGCCATGTGCCGGCGCGCGACATTCAGCGGCTGCTGAAGGAGCGCCCCAAGGCCGTGGGCCTGGCCGTGCCCGGCATGCCGGTCGGCTCGCCGGGAATGGACGGGCCGATCTACAAGGGCCGCAAGGATCCGTATGACGTGCTGCTGATCCAGGCGGACGGCAGCAGCCGGGTTGCCAACAGCTCATTAATCTATAGATAAACATAGGCAAACGGTACAAAATATTCCCCATGAAATTCACTGTGCGGGCAGCGTTGCAAGGCATTCGTTACAGGGCGGCGTGGCGCATGCGCAAGGCCAGGACGCTGCCAGCGCCCGCCGGTCAAAAAGACGATCTGGACAGGCCGTTATCACGCCCGAGCGAATACGCAGCGGCCAGCAAGGTGATTGACTGTCGATGCGGCCGCTGCTTCAGGCCTGAGCGCGGCAGGGAACCATCAGCCATGAATCGGGCGCAAAAAGCGCCCGACGCCATTCATGAGTGAGCGCCCCGTCTTCACTTACCAGACCCGCCCCATGCTCGATGGCGGGCAGGCGCTGGCGCTCGATGCCTATGCCTATGCCGAACTGTACGGGCGTGCCGAGCGCAGTCTTTTTGCCGCCCTGCAGGCCGGTGGCAAGCTCAACGATCTCAAGCGCGAGCTCTTGCCCCGGTTCGGCATCACGGCGCGCCAGTTCAACGCTGTGCGTATCGGGCTGGAGGGCAAGATCGACTCGATCAGGCAGCGCAGGCCCGAGCTGATTGTGCAGGCGCAAGCACGCATCAAGAAAGCGGCCAAGGTCATTGCCAGACTGAAGAGCAAAGCGCCAGGCAGCGACAAGCTGCATCAGAAAAAGCGCCGCCTGGTTCTCATGCAATCGCGGCTCTCAGCCATGCAGGCTGATCACGAATCGGGCAAGACTCGCTTGTGCTTTGGCTCCAAAAAACTCTTTCACGCCCATTTTGAACTGGAGGCCAACGGCTACGCGTCGCACCAGGAATGGAAGCAGGACTGGCTTGCCGAACGCTCCAGCCAGTTCTTTGTGCTGGGCAGCAAGGATGAAACAGCGGGCTGCCAGGGCTGACCCTGAGACTGCCCGATGCCCTGTCCAGTCAGGACAAGCGCCTGACGCTCGCCGGCATCCGCTTCGCTTATGGTCACAGCCAAATTGTGGCCGCACTGAGCACCAGCCAGCGCATCACGGCCCAAACCAAGGCCGGCGTGGCAATGGTCAAGCGCACGGGCACCGCACTGAGTTACCGCTTCGTGCGCGACGCCAAAGGCTGGCGGGTGTTTGTCAGCGTGCAAGCGCAGCCGGTCAAGATCATCACGAATTACTTAATGGGCGCGATGGGCGTGGATGTCAACGCCGACCACCTGGCAGTCGCTGAAACAGACCGTTTTGGCAACTTGATTGCCGCCCAGCGCATCGACTTGCACACCTGTGGCAAATCGGCGGACCAAGCCAAGGCCTTGATCGGTGATGCAGCTGTCTCGATGGTTGAGCAGGCGCGTCAGGCAGGCAAGCCCGTCGTCATTGAAAAGCTCAATTTCCAGAAAAAGAAGGCCGAGATGGAAACGGTCAACCGCCAGCAGGCCCGAATGCTGTCAAGCTTTGCCTGCAACAAGGTGGCCAGCAGCATCAAGTCAGCCGCCTTTCGCGCCGGGGTCGAGGTGATTGAAGTCAATCCGGCCTACACCTCCGTCATAGGCGCGGTGAATCACGCGCAACAAAAAGGAATATCGGTTCATCAGGGCGCGGCTTTGGCTATTACCCGTCGAGGTTTGGGTTTGTCCGAGCGTTCGGCTGTGTCGGTGGGTCTTGTTCCCACGGCGAACGGCGGTCACGTCACCTTTGAGCTACCTGAAAGGAATCGCTCGAAGCATGTATGGTCGTTCTGGTCGAAGGTTCGCGCGAACCTCAAAGCAGCGCATGCAGCGCATTACCGGTGCGGGGATCATCAAAAAGACCCGCCACCTTTGACCCCGGCGACGCGGTCACTGGGTGCCATCTGGTATTCCACGGCGCAATTCCGTGGTGCGAATCGTCAGCAAAACTGTTCGGCTGACATGCTGGGTGACGTTCCTTGGTAGGAAACTACTCTGGAATAGTTGTCTATGGTTTTATGAACGGTGTACCAGAGCTACCGCGCCTAGCATCGGCGACAGCAGCGGCAACGCGCTCAGACGCGTCTGTTTCGCAGCCGCAGGGCGTTGCCGATCACCGAGGCCGAGCTGAAGCTCATGGCCAGCGCGGCGATCATCGGTGACAGCAGCCAGCCGGTCAGCGGGTACAGCACGCCGGCCGCAATCGGGATGCCCAGCGCGTTGTACAAAAAGGCGAACACCAGGTTCTGCTTCATGTTGCCCACGGTCGCTTCGGACAAGGCGCGCGCAATCGCGATGCCGCGCAGATCGCCCTTGACCAGCGTCACCTGTGCGCTGTTCATCGCCACGTCGGTGCCGGTGCCCATGGCCACGCCGACATCGGCCCGGGCCAGCGCCGGCGCGTCGTTGATGCCGTCGCCGGCCATCGCCACCACGCGGCCTTCCTTTTGCAGCTTTTCCACCAGCAGCAGCTTGTCGGCCGGCTTGACCTCGCCATGCACCTCGTCGATGCCCAGGCGGGCCGCAACGGCTTTTGCCGTGGTCAGGCCGTCGCCCGTCGCCATCACGATGCGCAGCCCGGCCGCTTTCAGCGTCGCCAGCGCCTCGGGCGTGCTGGCCTTGACCGGGTCGGACACGGCCAGCAGGCCCATCAGCTGCCCATCGGCCGCCAGATGCATCACGCTGGCGCCTTCTGCGCGCAAGGCTTCGGCCTGCGGCACCAGGGCAGCGACCGAGACGCCGATCTGCTCCATCAGCGTGGTGTTGCCCAGCGCCAGACGGCGCCCCGCCACGGTTCCGCGCACGCCGATGCCCGAGGCGGACTCGAAGTTTTCAGGCTTGTCGAGCAGCATGCCGCGTTCGCGGGCGGCGCGCACGATGGTTTCGGCCAGCGGGTGCTCGCTGCCCTGGTCCAGGCTGGCGGCCAGGCGCAGCACCTCGTCGGCGTCAAAGCCGGGTGCGGGAATGGCTCGCTCGAACGTCGGGCGGCCCTCGGTCAGGGTGCCGGTCTTGTCGATGATGAGGGTGTCGATCTTGCGCAGGTTCTCGATGGCCGCCGCATCGCGGAACAGCACGCCCTGCGTCGCGCCGCGTCCGGTGGCGACCATGATGGACATCGGCGTGGCCAGGCCCAGCGCGCAGGGACAGGCAATGATCAGCACCGACACCGCGTTGATCAGGCCGAACACCCAGCTGGGCTCGGGACCGAACAGGCCCCAGCCGAAGAAGGTCAGCAAGGCAATGGCAACCACCGTGACGACAAAGTAGCCCGCCACCACGTCGGCCATGCGCTGCATCGGCGCCCTGGACCGCTGGGCCTGGGCGACCATCTGCACGATCTGCGACAGCATGGTGGCCGCGCCGACACGTTCGGAACGCATCACCAGCGCGCCGCTGGTGTTGAGCGTGGCGCCTATCACCTTGTCGCCCACGCGCTTGGCGACCGGCATCGGCTCGCCCGTGAGCATGGATTCATCGACCGCGCTGCCGCCCTCAATCACCACGCCATCGACCGGCACCTTCTCGCCGGGTCGCACGCGCAGCACATCGCCCACATGCACATGGGTCAGCGGCACGTCGTCCTCGCTGCCATCCTCCCGGATGCGGCGGGCGGTCTTGGGCGCCAGGCCCAGCAGCGACTTGATGGCGGCCGAGGTCTGCGACCGGGCCTTGAGTTCGAGCACCTGGCCCAGCAGCGTGAGCGAGATGATCACGGCGGCTGCTTCAAAGTACACGGCCACGCGGCCCATGGAGATGAACGAATCGGGAAAAACCTGCGGCGCGATGGTTGCCACCACGCTGTAAACGAAAGCGGCGCCAGTGCCCAGACCAATCAAGGTCCACATGTTGGGACTGCGGTTCACCACGGATTGCCAGCCGCGCGAGAAGAACGGCCAGCCGGCCCACAGGACGATGGGGATAGCCAGCACCAGTTCGACCCAGCTCTGCACGGCCATGTCCATCCATTGCAAACGGTGGCCCAGCATGGCAAGCACAAAGACAATGGCTGTCAACGGCAAGGTCCACCAGAAGCGGCGCTGAAAGTCGCGCAATTCGGGGTTTTCATCGTCGTCGAGGTCGGGCAGCAGCGGCTCCAGCGTCATGCCGCACTTGGGGCAGTTGCCCGGATGGTCTTGGCGAATCTCGGGGTGCATCGGGCAGGTGTAGATCGTGCCGGCGGCCGCTGGTGGCATGTCCTCTGGTGGCGTGGGCGCCAGATACTGCAGCGGGTTCGCCGCGAACTTGCCCTGGCACTTGGCGCTGCAGAAATAGTAGGGCCGTCCTTCGTGCGTCAACTTGTGAGCAGACTGCTCCGTGACGGTCATGCCGCACACCGGATCCTTGAGATCGCTTGGCGAGGATGGCTTGGCTGAAGGGCTGGCGTTGTGATGCTGATGCGTTTTCATGTCCATTGGGCTACTTCCTTCTGTCGCTTGTTAGAGTGACCAGCGAAAGGTACGGGGCGCGGATTCGCCCGGCCGTTCGATCCGCAGTTCAATCGCGCCTGGCCGCGGCGCCGGCACATCGAATGCGAGCACGCCTTCACGGTGGTGGCCGCCCGGTGGCGCGCCAAGCCAGCCCGTGGGCTTGAATGTGCGGCCATCATCGGTTGTCAAGGTCGCGCTTTGGCTCAGGTCATCGCTCAGGTCGGCACTGTGCGTGTCCAGCACGACAGCGAACTCCCAGCGGCTGCCCACAAGTCCCATCGACTTCGCAGTCACCTTGACCGTCACGCCCTGCTCGCTCGACGACTGCGGGGCGGTGACGTCAAGGCTTGTTTGTGCCCATGCCACCCAAGGCGCTGTGGCCATCAGGAGGCCGGCCGAAGCCATCGAGGCAGCCAACAACCAGCGCCTGCCCATCACGCAGCCTTTTTTATAAGCCATGGTGCCCTCCTTGAGTAAAAAAGATCAGATATCTCATGGCAGTCAGCGGCAACCGCAACCCCCAGTGCCGCCGCTGTGGCAGCCCGAGGCTTTAGGCGGCGAGGTCGCGGAAGAAGTCGAAGAGCCTGTGGCCAGCTTCGCCGGGTAGCCCGCAGCAGCCAAGGCTGCCACGAGGGAATCGCCGCCTTGCGCCAGCTCACCGCTTACCCGGACACGGCCAGACGCAAGATCGACCTCCACACCGCTGACACCTGGCAGTGGTTGCAACGCCTGCGTGACGTGCTTGACGCATGAGCCGCAACTCATGCCCTCGACTTGCAGATCAATGATGTTCATGATTCAAACTCCTTAAAAAATTAAACGCATGTCGCCTGAAAAAGTCCAGGTCATCTTTTTGACACCGACTCAGCCGTCGACTGGGCCTTGCCGATGCGAGGAATAAACCGGGGCGTGCGCTGGGCGTAGCGCTCGAACGCTTCGCCAAACTGCGCACGCATTTCAGTCTCTTCAGTCAGAGCCAGGCGCCCGTACATGATCAGCAGAATCGGGAACATGACCAGGGTCAGCAGCGTCGGCCACTGCAACAGAAAGCCCAGCAGGATCAGGACAAAAGCCACGTACTGTGGATGCCGAATCACGGCATAAGGCCCGGTGGTCGCCAGCGCATGCTGGCGCTGGGCGTGGTACAGCACATTCCAGGCGCTGGACAGCAGGATGAACCCCCAGGCCAGAAAGATGTAGCTGGCAAGATGCAGGACACCAAAGTGAGGGTCACCTTTCTCGCCCAGCAAGGTTGACCACAGGTGACCGCTATCGTGGGACAGGATGTCCAGGCCCGGATACCTGGTCTGCAGCCATCCCGAGAGCAGGTAGATGGTCAACGGAAAGCC
This DNA window, taken from Polaromonas hydrogenivorans, encodes the following:
- a CDS encoding YaeQ family protein, whose translation is MAIKATIHKAQLQIADMDRGIYGDHNVIIARHPSETDERMMIRLLAFALNVPGDDKRGNLEFAKDLWDVDEPALWHKDYTDAVLHWIDVGQPDDKRLMRAAGRAERVSVYSFSSSTPVWWKGIESKLTRAANLIVWQIEAAQSQALAKLAERGMQLQITIQDGTVWMSTGSESVEITPRRLTAGG
- a CDS encoding ion transporter; this encodes MPEKPLTGWRLRWYTVIFEADTRAGRLFDQALIGVILLSIAVVMADSVQSIHQVHGRALMGTEWIFTLLFSAEYLARLLSVRRPLQYATSFYGVIDLVAVLPTYLALFVPELHAFIDVRVLRLLRVFRVFKLAAYVAEYQSLARALSASRRKILVFLSAVLMLVLVMGTVMYVVEGPGNGFTSIPTSVYWAISTVTTVGFGDIAPKTDLGRLISSFMMLLGWGTLAVPTGIVTSEMAAHRRMEWLQVTTRTCHECLAEGQAADANFCFNCGARLPPYTPAQAKPPADPPAPPR
- a CDS encoding multicopper oxidase family protein codes for the protein MNRRNFFNGAALTAVAAASVSRVALAALPEPILMTEADTAPPLIPPSGRPYNPVVTLNGWTLPWRMNSGVKEFHLVAEPVVREMAPGFKAHMWGYNGQSPGPTIEVVEGDRVRVFVTNRLPEHTSVHWHGQRLPNGMDGVSGLTQPSIGVGKTFVYEFVARRPGTFMYHPHADEMTQMAMGMMGFWVTHPKAKHPLIDEVDRDFVFLLSAYDIDPGTMTPKIMTMTDFNLWTWNSRVFPGIDTFNVRQGDKVRMRIGNLTMTNHPMHLHGHEFKVTGSDGGPWPLAARVPEVTTDVGVGQMRQFEFIADEEGDWAFHCHKSHHTMNAMGHAIPTTIGVDHRGLVGKLQKAMPDYMVMGERGMADMGAMEMPIPENTAPMMTGTGPYGGVEMGGMFSVLKVRKDQKPGDYKNPGWFKQPPGTRAFEWTGALPEPARMKASAATPAPAGPQTEVQIRKPTGHAGH
- a CDS encoding copper-binding protein, which gives rise to MKTTLKTIASCALLACVTATFATGNHAGGHAHGPGKAQSIGEAGVAANVTRTVEVDMSDAMRFTPAAIQAKQGETIRFVVKNSGQLSHEFVLGTEKDLKAHYEVMKKSPHMEHADDNMLTVAPGQSGELLWRFTQAGKVDFACLHPGHYDAGMKGAVAVASSGQPAKPAMGMSGTSDMTKVNDVNSPAPKMDMKGMEMSSGEVKKIDREAQKITLKHGPIKNLDMPGMTMVFKVVDPSLLDRVKTGDTVKFSAEDQGGALVVTAIEAVK
- a CDS encoding DUF411 domain-containing protein; this translates as MQRRFLLQALASLAGTATLAPDLMAQTRPQVEVWKDPDCGCCKDWVSHLEASGFQVKVHDSGNAQARARLGVPDRLGSCHTAQVGGYALEGHVPARDIQRLLKERPKAVGLAVPGMPVGSPGMDGPIYKGRKDPYDVLLIQADGSSRVANSSLIYR
- a CDS encoding IS200/IS605 family accessory protein TnpB-related protein, translated to MVKRTGTALSYRFVRDAKGWRVFVSVQAQPVKIITNYLMGAMGVDVNADHLAVAETDRFGNLIAAQRIDLHTCGKSADQAKALIGDAAVSMVEQARQAGKPVVIEKLNFQKKKAEMETVNRQQARMLSSFACNKVASSIKSAAFRAGVEVIEVNPAYTSVIGAVNHAQQKGISVHQGAALAITRRGLGLSERSAVSVGLVPTANGGHVTFELPERNRSKHVWSFWSKVRANLKAAHAAHYRCGDHQKDPPPLTPATRSLGAIWYSTAQFRGANRQQNCSADMLGDVPW